In Thermodesulfobacteriota bacterium, the genomic stretch GGTCCGGCCAGCCCCCGGACACCCGCCAAACCCAGATTGACCAAGGGCCGGGTGTGTGCTAAGTATATCGTCCATGGACGAAAAAGCCGCCAGGGCCGAGATAGACCGGCTGAGAAAAGAGATAAATTACCATAATTACCGCTATTATATCCTGGATAGCCCCATAATAACAGATGCCGAGTACGACCGGCTCATGAAGGCCCTCCAGGACCTTGAAGCGGCATTCCCTCGCCTCATAACTCCGGACTCCCCGACCCAGAGGGTGGGGGAGAAGCCCCTTGCGGCCTTCGGGACTCTCAAGCACTCCATGCCCATGCTATCGCTGGGGAACGCGTTTTCCGACGAGGACGCGGTCGAGTTCGACCTGAGGATCAAGCGGCAGGCTAATCTCCCTCCTGACGAGAAGATTGAATACGTGGGCGAGCCCAAGATGGACGGGCTCGCGGTGGAGCTGGTATACGAGAACGGCTTATTTGCCAGGGGCTCCACCAGGGGCGACGGCGTCGTTGGCGAGGACGTTACCCAGAACCTGAGGACCATACGCTCGGTGCCGCTTAAGCTAAAGGGCAAGGCCCCTCAGTATCTCGAGGTGCGCGGCGAGGTCTTCCTGCCTCTTGAGGCGTTCAGAAAGATAAACCGGGAGCGCGAATCAAAAGGCGAGCCGCTTTTTGCGAACCCGAGGAACGCGGCCGCCGGGTCGGTGCGGCAGCTTGACCCGAGGATTACGGCTTCAAGGCCCCTCGACATATTCTGCTACGGGCTCGGCCTTGCCGAGGGCGTGGAGATAAAGACCCATCTCGAGTCGCTTGAGCTCATAAAAAGCCTCGGGCTCAAGGTGAACCCGTTCGTAAGGCGTCTTTCCGGGATAGAGGAGGCCCTCGGATACCATAATGAGATAGAGGAGAAGAGGGAGGGGCTAAACTACGAGCTCGACGGCGTGGTCCTTAAGGTGAATAGCATCGCTCTTCAGGAAAAACTCGGCATGCTCACGAGGAGCCCGCGCTGGGCGGTCGCGTACAAGTTCGCTCCAAAGCAGGAATCGACCCGCGTAAAGGACATAGCAGTGGGCGTGGGGAGGACCGGGGCGCTTACGCCTGTCGCGCTCCTTGAGCCTGTCCAGGTCGGCGGGGTTACAATCGAGCGCGCCACCCTCCATAACCTCGACGAAGTAGAGAGGAAGGACGTGAGGCCAGGGGACACCGTCATCGTGCAGAGGGCAGGGGACGTGATACCCGAGGTCCTTTCGGTAATTAAGGAAAAGAGGCCTTCCGGCGCAAAAGAGTTCCGTATGCCGGAGGATTGTCCGGAGTGCGGTTCGAAGGTGGAGAGGGTCGGGGCCATACACTACTGCACAGGGGGGCTACTCTGCCCGGCGCAGCTGAAGGAGAGCATCAGGCACTTCGCCTCGAAAAGGGCCATGGACATCGAAGGCATGGGGGATAAGCACGTAGAACAGTTCGTTGAGGCGGGACTCCTCAGGGATGTGGCCGACATCTACGTCGAGCTTACGCCGGATAACCTCCGTAACCTTGCCAAATGGAAGGAAAAGTCCATATCCAACCTCATGACGGCAATTGAAAAGAGCAAAAAGCCCACGCTTGAGAGGCTCATCTACGCCCTCGGCATAAAGGGCGTGGGCGAGCGGCTCGCGATTGTGCTGGCAAAGCATTATGGGTCGATTGAAAACCTCATGAAGGCCAGCGAGGAAGAGCTTGTCAACGTGCCGGAGATAGGCCCTGGCACCGCCAAGGCGGTGGTCGATTTTTTCGGGGAGCCGCACAACCGCCAGGTAGTCGAAAAGCTCGGGAAGGCCGGGGTGGCATTCCCCAAAGAGGAGGAGAAGGGAGGGGGCCCGCTTGCGGGCAAGGTCTTCCTCTTTACCGGGACGCTCGAATCGTTCACGAGGGACGAGGCAAAGGACCTCGTATTGTCGCTCGGCGCCGAGGCAGCCGGGTCTATATCGAAGAAGGTCGATTTCGTCGTGGCCGGCAAAGAGCCCGGCTCAAAGTACGACAAGGCCAGGGAGCTGGGTCTCAGGATAATAGACGAGGACGAGTTCAGGAGGATGGTGGGGAGGAAATAGGCGGGGCAGCCATAAAAGCCCCTTGTACGCCGCCCCATCCATCCCGGCTCGTCTTTCGCCCCCGGGCCTATTCCTGTATGACCGTTATTATCCTTGCCGGGTCCTCGGGCGAGCCGAGCGCGATTATCCGCGAGCCCTGGAGGTCTTCGGCGGGAAGGGACGCAAGGCTTTCCCAGCCCTCTTCGCCTACCCTCCTGCATTCCCCCTGGCTGCAGAAGTCCACTGCCGCCCGGTTGCCGATGCTTAAGGGCACGGAAACGCCCTCGGGCCCAAGAAAGCCCGGGACCTCGGATTGGAGCACCATCGTCCGGTTTTCAGGGTCCATTTCCCCGAGGTTACCGGCGTACATCGTCTCGTAGAATATCTCCCCCCCGAACTGCTCAAGGAAAGATGGCTTCTGGACCTGCGATGGCACGCCCGCCACATAGTCTTCGAGCCCGCCGAAATAATAGGCGCCGCCCTCCGAAGGCGCGAATACGATTAAAAGAGGGAAGATAAGCAAGGCCTTGAGCTTTTTCATCATCCCGGACCTCCTTTGTTGTAGCAGATACCCGGATGGCGCGGCGATGCGCCTCGCATATGCTATTCCCTAATTGTAGCAAAGATTTCAGGCCAGGGCGGGGAGGGTTGCCGGTCGTGCGGGATATGCGGGCTTATTTGAAAAAATTCTCCCTCTCGTAGATGAGCGGCTTCGCCCCTTGCCTCCTCACGCCGGCTTCCAATACCTCGCCGATGAAGAGGGTATGGTCTCCGGCATCATGGGACGAGGCGACCCTGCAGTCGAGCCATGCGGCGCATTCGACGAGGACCGGAGCGCCGGTTGCCTTTATTTCGTACTCTATCCCGGCAAATTTGTCTGTCTTCCTCCCGGTCTTGAGGCCGAAGTGCTTCCCGATGCTTACGTCCTCCGGGCCGAGTATGTTGACCGCGAATATTCCCGCATCCCTTATGAGGTCATGCGAGAACCGGGCCTTGCCGACCGAGACGGTCACGAGGGGCGGGACGAACGAGGCCCTCGCGACCCAGGCTGCCGTGAGCGCGTTGGCCCTGCCCTCATGCACGGTGCTTATTACATATACACCGTGGCTTATGAGGCCCTGGGCCTTTGATATCTCCTCCTTAACGCTTGACATCCGCGCCTCCGTCCGGTTTCCCGAGCGTTATGTCTCCATAGTACGCCACTGCCCTGCTCTTCGTGTTGTCGGTGTCCGTCATCAGCGCTATCCCTGCAATGGCCGGGGGCTCCTCCCCGAAGAGGCTCCTGTAGTCCTCGAGTACGTTCCTTTGCTCATGCACCCAGCTGCCTGAAAGCTCGGGGCCGCTCTCGACGGCCACCATCATCATGCTCTCGCTGAAGGGGCTTCTGATGGCCTCGCCCTTACCGAGCCCGCCAGCCCAGACATAGGCTATGGTATTACCGGTCGCCTCAAGGCCCAGGACCGTCTTTGCGAGCGCCTGCTTGAGTTTATCATAAGAGCTGGCCTTATCGGGCTCGTACTCGAATATCACGCAGAGTCTTGCCGCGTAATCGTCGCCGTCCCTCGTCCTTTCGTCCCCGGAAAGCACGTTCTCGACCTTCCATCTCCATGAGAGGAGGGGGAACTCCCCGGGGTCGGCGCTGAATTTCATATAGAGGGCGGAAGCCCCGTGCTCGCTCTCCGCCATAAGGGCCTGGTTCCCGCTATTCTCGACTATCCTGTACGTTGTGCCTTTCTTCTGCGGGAAGTCGAAAGGGACCCAGTCCCTGGGCAGCCCGGTCGCCGGGTCAGGGTTTGAGAACGTCTCCTGAAAGGCGTATCTCATGGCTCCGGCATGGATGGAGACGGCTGACGCGAGTATTGAGAAGAGGAGCGACGCGAAAAGGAAAAACGAAAAGGGACGCTGTGAGGGCCTGGATCGCATGAGTTTTCCCTGTCGGATTTCAGTTTTTTCGGGTATTGCCGTCGGGTCTGAAGAGATGTTTTTGAAGCCGGTCGTAAACCACCCCGGCCTTTCAGCCCAGGGATGAAATAACCGCTCGTGCTTGAAACTCGGTTCTCCGGTTATTCTGTATTTTAGTCCAGGTGGTCATTTCGAGTGCCTGTCTGCTACCTTGCTTGCCCCGAAAGAGTCGGGCTTGGTCCTTGCGGCGTAACCTGAGCCTGTCACCATGCCGACCACTTCCCTTATTATCTCCCTGGTCTCGCCGTTCTCGCCGATGTCGAGGTGTATCTCGAGCGGCAGGTCCTTGAGCCCCTTTTCGTTCAGCATCTTCCGTAGCACTGACGCAAGCTCTATGCTCATCGTGGCCTCGTAGAAGATGCGCTGCTTGAGGCTCTCCATCTTTCGTCGCTGCGACTTCTTGTAGAAGTACCTGCCGCCGTGCCCGACCCGGTGGACGACCACGGCGCTTACGAACAGGGTCTCGCTGTTGAGGAAGGAATCGGTTCCGATTATTACGTTGTAGGTCTGGTCCGGGCTATCGCTGACGTACTCTATGACCTTCTCGAACATTTCATCTATGCCAAGACGGCCGAAGGTGGGACTTGTGAAATCCTGGAAGCTCCTGTGGCAAGTAGATTCCATCAATAAATCTTACAATAAAACTCCTTTAAAAACAACGGGTTTTTAATAGGGTTCAGTCTCCGAAATTGTAAGCCTCTTCCGGGCGATGTTGAACATCCTCAGGGACCTGCCTATAGTTATTATAGGCGTTGGAATTAAAGAATGAAAGGCATATGGATTACAAGGAACCCGAGCAACTGGAGGGGCGGATGGCTTTGAACCTTAACACTGCCAGCATGGAAGACCTTGCGAATATCGGCGGTATAAGCAGGGAGAGGGCCCAGCTGCTCCTTGACTACAGGGAAGAGTACGGGGAGTTCAGGACCTGGGACGACGTAAGGAATGTGCCGGGCTTTTCCCAGCAGGTTGTCGAGCAGCTTAAGAGGCAGGGAGCTGCCTTCAAAGGGAGGAAGAGATAAGGAAAGGCGGGAGGGCATTATGCCCAGGTTTAGAAAAAATACGGTAAAGGGGCAATTCGACGAAACCGGGACCGTTCCGAAGGTAGAGTCTCCCGGGCAGTACAGGGGCGCTCCTGAAGAGAAGGTCCCGGCACCTGAGACATACATGGACATCGAGCACGGGCACGGGCCAATGGGCTTGAGGAGGCTCGGCAAGAAGTTCCTGCATATAAAAAGGAACCTCAGGAAGAAATACGACCGCAACAAGGCCCTGTTCGGGGGCTGGCGCTTTTAGCGGAATTAATCTAGAACCTTACGAGGAACGCAAGGAAGTTCCATCCCATGTTGTGGTCATCATGCGCGTTGGAAAAGTGCGTAAATTGTACGCGGAACCGCTCTCCAAGGTTTACTCCGGCCCCGAGCGAAAAATTGAAATGCGTCCCGTTTACCTCGCTTATTTTCGATATGTAGGCGCCCCCGAGGTTCAAGTCCCATTTCCCGCCCGGCAGGACGTCATAGTCCACAGCCAATGAGGTGTTCGAGCCGAACGGGCCGTCCCAGTACATGGCCTGCGCGCCGAGCCGCGTTTCCCTGTGGTCGTACCTGAGCACCACGGCGTTTGTCCAGGACGCCTTTATGAAGTCGGCGGCATAACCCGCGGAGACCTCGGCTCCCGCGCTATCATGGGTTGATATCAAGGCAAGCAGGGACGCGAAAAGACAGAAGGCGATCCTTCGTATCCTCTGGCTCATCCTCGGGCAATGGTTCCTTTCGCGATTTGGGCATAAGGCAACATCTGAAAATTGATCTTTTCCCCGGACTCTGTGTAGGTCACGCTAATTAAATGCTCACATATTTACATTTATGCTCCGCTTTTTATTTCCCCCCTTCCGGGAAAGGCGGGGATAATTTCTGATTTAGAGGTTGCATAGCTTATTATAGCCGATTTCAATAGTTTGTATTCAAGCCTTCCTGCATTTCCGTCCATCCCCCTTAATAAAAATCCGGGCAAGGCCATGAAATACGGACGGTCTTTCGGGGCAAGGCGGAATTTATGCACCAGGCTTATATCCAAGCTGCAAAGAAGGACGCATACCCGATGCCTGAGCCGGTCGTCGCCAGCATAGTCCAGGGCACCCTCGGAAGGGTCATAGACAAGCTTGCGGACAAGTACCTGCCTTCCTCGTTAAGCGAGAAGGAGAGGGAGGAGTTCCGCATAAGGGCCCTGGAGCTTGCACTGAAGGAGGCCGAGACCGAAGCAAGGGCCCTCGAATCGGTCAACGCCACTATCAGGGAAGAGGGCAGGAGCGAGCACTGGATGAGGTGGTCCTGGCGCCCGCTTATCGGGTTCACGTTCGCTGGTGTCATCGTCAATAACTACATATTTCTGCCTTACTTCAGAAGCCTGGGCCTGCAGCCAATCGACATACCCTCCGGCATATGGGAATCGATGCTGGTGATACTGGGCGTTGCCGCCGGCACCAGGGGGCTCGAGAAGTGGGCCCGGGAAAGGAAGTGAACGGATGGCGCTCTCAACCCCGTCAAGAGGAATGACCTCCGGGTCGTCCCCTGGACAATCGCTCGAATGGAACGGCTTCATCTGGGTGCCCCGGATGTCGGCCGGCCAGTCATGGCCTGAGGTCGCCTATGCGGGAAAAACGCATTACCGTACCGACAGGGACATAGCATACACCCGGAACTCATCGGGGGCATGGGTGCCTGTCGGGTCCTTCTCCGGAATGAGCATCTTCGTCGACCTCGAGAACGGGACCGACGACGCGGACCACGGCTTCGGGGCGGGCAGCGGCGCATTCGCATCCATCCAGTATGCGGTCGATTCCATTCCAGGCTTCCTGAGCGGAGACGTCCTCGTAAATTTGAGCAACGCTACATTTGCCGAAGACGTGGCCCTCGGAGGAAAGTATTTTACCGGCCCGTATACGCTGACCGTAAGGGGCGAGCAGGCGATAGAACTTTCCGAGACGGTTGCAACCGGCGGAACGAGCGGGAACGCCGACAACCAGGGCACTCTCGTGAAAACCGGGGCAGGATGGGCGATTGACCGATTCAAGAACATGTGGGTGCGCTTCACGGATGATACGCCCACGACAGCGCTCCGCGGGCAGGAATATCTGATAGACACGAACACTTCGGACACCCTCAGCATCTGCAATACCTTCCAGATAGGGATAAGGGGCTCGACAGCTGCGGCACCGGTGAATGGCGAGAAGTTTTCCATATACAAGGAAGGCACGAAATGGGGCATGGGCGGGAGCGGGCAGGCCTACCCGATATGGGTCAAGCCCTATCAGGCCAATGTCGTTTTCCACAGGATAGGATTCCGTGAAACTGTCCTCACTCCGCCGTCATACTTCATAGCCTGCGACGTGGGCTCAAACGTCGTCATGCAGGCCTGCTCGGACGTGTTGACCACCAGGATACTCAATATCTACGCATACACCGCCACCTTGATGCTCAAGGACTGTTACGTATTTACGGATATATCAGGAGGCAGGGGCGTATCAGTCCTTGTCGGGAGCACCGTCGATATCGAAGGGACCAGGGTCAGGGGGAACGGGACGGCAGGCAGCAGCTGGGCCGTATTCTGCCAGCAGAACGCGACCGTAAGGGTCTTAAGCGGCATTTTCGAGAACTGCAACAGGGCTTTCAACATGCGCTTCGGCGGCATAGGGAGTTTCGTCGGCAGCCCGGCCATACAGGGGAAGGCCCGCGTGAGAAACAGCACTACGGGGATATTCGCCGACACGGGCGCGGCCTTCGGGGTGACCTCGCAGTTCATCTTCTCCGGCAATACTACGGACAAGAACCCGTCAGGCGCATCCGACCCGGCGTACATAGATTAGGGGGTGGTGATGAGGCTTCTTTTCAATGCGGATGACGGAGAGATTTATTACGCCGTGCCGGAAAGGGATTGGTTCTGGTTCGCCCACACGACCAACATCCTCCTGTCCGAATTAGACATAGACGAGGTCGCGCCGGAGAACAAGGACATCTGCATGGACTTGAGGCGCGTTGCCGGGAAAGCCGATTCGGAAGGCAGGGGCAAGTACTACGTGGGATCGGGACAGCTGTATGAAAGGGAAGGGTGGGTTGAAGAAATGGTGGAGGTATACTGATGGCTGAAAGGCCGGTAATTATCGTCAGGGACGAGGACAAGGCCAGGCTTCAGGCGCCGGTCTGGACGCCCCAGGAAAGAGACGAAGCTCTGAGGATGCTGTTGAAAAAAGCGGTGGCCGGATAATGGCGAACGTTAAGCTCATCGAGCATTACGGAGATACGGGGCTCTCCCTGCATCTGAGATTGTTGCGCCTTTCGGATTTCTGGCTCCTCGACCCAGGCGACGGCGTTTTCAAGGCCGCGCCGGAGATGCCCTTCTCTCCCATGCCCGAGGACGGCACAAGAAAAGGGGAGTATGCGCTTTCGGAGAGCAGAGAGGAGTGGGAGGACGGGGAATACACCTTCGCGGTACGGAGGCAGGCCGGAGAGGCCCCGGCCTACATCGACCCGGTAGTCGGCTGCGGGAAGTTTTCCATCAAGGACGATAGGGAAGTCGTGCTGGACGTGAACCCTTCGACTAGGCTTGCCTCTATGGAATATGAGCCCCCGGATAACTTGGGCATAAGCGTCGTCCGCGAGGCCGTAACGACCCTCCGCAAGCACGCTACAAACAGGATGACCGAGGCCGACAACGGCGACGGCACAAGGACCTTCACCTACTTCGACGACGACGGCACTACCCCCGTCCTTACCTATTCCTACAGGACCGCCGAGAAGACGAGGGAAAAGGCGACATGAGCATCTCACCGGCTTTCCACGGGTGGTCGTCCGGGTATCTGAAGCCCGCCTTTTTGGGCTGGGAGCGGCATGAAGCTATTGCGTCAAATACGGCGGCGGGGAGGCTCGTCCACCATGGGCGCCTCATTTCAACATGCGCCCACGCAGGGTCAATTGCCCGCCTTGCGCACCAATCCCGCCATGTCTCTGGGATAAGCCCTATGGCGGCAAGCCATCAGATCGCGACCCATGCCGGGTGCCCGAAGGCGGTTTCGTCCGGGGACAATCCCGTGAAGGCCGTGCGCGGCAAAATGGCGCTTAAGATCTCCGCGCCGCTTGATACAGCCGCAATATCGATAAAGGAGGGAAGGGTCCCGCTGGTCTGCAACGGAGTCGATTCAACCTCAAAGGCGGTAAGGGACTCCGGGGACGCGCACCCGGCAGTAACCAGGTGAAAGCCCGAAATAAAGAAGGGGCAGCCTGTAATGGGCTACCCCTTCTTTATTTAAATTGGTGGAGGCGGCGGGAATCGAACCCGCGTCCGGCAACGCTTACCCGGTTCTTCTACATGCTTATCCTGTCAGGGTAAAATCTCGCTCTCCGGCCCCCTGAAGGCGTACGATCCGGAAAGCCAGCCCGGTTGAGTCTCGCTCCCAGGTCCTTCGGACAGAGCCCCGGAAGCCATCCTGCTAAGTGTCGTCCCTCAGGCCCCGCAGGAGAAAGCCTGAAAGACGCTGGCCGGCTTAAGCGGCCAGGGCGTAATCGTAGTCGTTGCCGACTGTTTTTGTCTATCTGATTTACGAGGAGATAGAGCTCGGCATGCTTCACCCGGATTCAGACCGTCCCGTCGAAGCCAGTCGCCCCCATTTTTCAAAGAACAAGATGCCTTTCCTGCATTCCTATTAATTATACCATACAGGCTGGAGGCTTAAAAGAGGTTTTCAGTTCTTCCCGCGCTTGCTGAGGGCCTTCTCCATCTCCCTCTTCACGTCCCGCTTCTTTATGCTCTCACGTTTGTCGTAGAAGGTCTTTCCCTTCGCGAGCCCCAGCTCCACCTTGGCCTTGCCGTCCTTGAAGTATATCTTGGTAGGAATGAGGGTGTAGCCCTTCTCGCGGGTCTTGCCGAGAAGCCTCCTTATCTCCTTCTTGTGCAGGAGGAGCTTCCGGGTCCTGTCCGGCTCGTGCTGCCGGAAGCCGTCAGCCTTCGAGTAGGGGCTTATGTGGGCGTTCAGCAGGAACGCCTCTTCGCCCATTATCTTGGCGTAGCCGTCCTTCAGGTTGGCCTTTCCCGCCCTGAGCG encodes the following:
- a CDS encoding ribonuclease H-like YkuK family protein, with amino-acid sequence MESTCHRSFQDFTSPTFGRLGIDEMFEKVIEYVSDSPDQTYNVIIGTDSFLNSETLFVSAVVVHRVGHGGRYFYKKSQRRKMESLKQRIFYEATMSIELASVLRKMLNEKGLKDLPLEIHLDIGENGETREIIREVVGMVTGSGYAARTKPDSFGASKVADRHSK
- a CDS encoding flavin reductase family protein; the encoded protein is MSSVKEEISKAQGLISHGVYVISTVHEGRANALTAAWVARASFVPPLVTVSVGKARFSHDLIRDAGIFAVNILGPEDVSIGKHFGLKTGRKTDKFAGIEYEIKATGAPVLVECAAWLDCRVASSHDAGDHTLFIGEVLEAGVRRQGAKPLIYERENFFK
- the ligA gene encoding NAD-dependent DNA ligase LigA, yielding MDEKAARAEIDRLRKEINYHNYRYYILDSPIITDAEYDRLMKALQDLEAAFPRLITPDSPTQRVGEKPLAAFGTLKHSMPMLSLGNAFSDEDAVEFDLRIKRQANLPPDEKIEYVGEPKMDGLAVELVYENGLFARGSTRGDGVVGEDVTQNLRTIRSVPLKLKGKAPQYLEVRGEVFLPLEAFRKINRERESKGEPLFANPRNAAAGSVRQLDPRITASRPLDIFCYGLGLAEGVEIKTHLESLELIKSLGLKVNPFVRRLSGIEEALGYHNEIEEKREGLNYELDGVVLKVNSIALQEKLGMLTRSPRWAVAYKFAPKQESTRVKDIAVGVGRTGALTPVALLEPVQVGGVTIERATLHNLDEVERKDVRPGDTVIVQRAGDVIPEVLSVIKEKRPSGAKEFRMPEDCPECGSKVERVGAIHYCTGGLLCPAQLKESIRHFASKRAMDIEGMGDKHVEQFVEAGLLRDVADIYVELTPDNLRNLAKWKEKSISNLMTAIEKSKKPTLERLIYALGIKGVGERLAIVLAKHYGSIENLMKASEEELVNVPEIGPGTAKAVVDFFGEPHNRQVVEKLGKAGVAFPKEEEKGGGPLAGKVFLFTGTLESFTRDEAKDLVLSLGAEAAGSISKKVDFVVAGKEPGSKYDKARELGLRIIDEDEFRRMVGRK
- a CDS encoding helix-hairpin-helix domain-containing protein; its protein translation is MALNLNTASMEDLANIGGISRERAQLLLDYREEYGEFRTWDDVRNVPGFSQQVVEQLKRQGAAFKGRKR
- the smpB gene encoding SsrA-binding protein SmpB, producing MSIDIVTQNRKAYHDYFIEETFEAGIILTGTEVKSLRAGKANLKDGYAKIMGEEAFLLNAHISPYSKADGFRQHEPDRTRKLLLHKKEIRRLLGKTREKGYTLIPTKIYFKDGKAKVELGLAKGKTFYDKRESIKKRDVKREMEKALSKRGKN
- a CDS encoding DUF3047 domain-containing protein translates to MRSRPSQRPFSFFLFASLLFSILASAVSIHAGAMRYAFQETFSNPDPATGLPRDWVPFDFPQKKGTTYRIVENSGNQALMAESEHGASALYMKFSADPGEFPLLSWRWKVENVLSGDERTRDGDDYAARLCVIFEYEPDKASSYDKLKQALAKTVLGLEATGNTIAYVWAGGLGKGEAIRSPFSESMMMVAVESGPELSGSWVHEQRNVLEDYRSLFGEEPPAIAGIALMTDTDNTKSRAVAYYGDITLGKPDGGADVKR
- a CDS encoding 3TM-type holin is translated as MPEPVVASIVQGTLGRVIDKLADKYLPSSLSEKEREEFRIRALELALKEAETEARALESVNATIREEGRSEHWMRWSWRPLIGFTFAGVIVNNYIFLPYFRSLGLQPIDIPSGIWESMLVILGVAAGTRGLEKWARERK